Proteins co-encoded in one Anabas testudineus chromosome 8, fAnaTes1.2, whole genome shotgun sequence genomic window:
- the spag9a gene encoding sperm associated antigen 9a isoform X3, with amino-acid sequence MELEDGVVYQDDPGTSAMMSERVSGLANSIYREFERLIGKYDEDVVKELMPLVVAVLENLDSVFAENQEHEVELELLKEDNEQLITQYEREKALRKHAEEKFIEFEDTHEQDKKDLQNHMDRMESHSRQLELKIKNYADQIGRLEERELDLKKEYNSLHQRHTEMIHNYMEHVERIKMQQISETSESSAVGRVRRERPLSLGIFPSSGGTSLLIPDPQARAETPGTEGWRFTDPSQPRSNTSLKLDFTDPPKEREGKNAQDSTWGKSLADDCKDELSDFTGSKSATPMSTTASDLEKEDGNSKSTEVQAAPGTRSISVGLPENEDSSDVQDIIESTPELDMDLISYKACSTPTKGIENMAFDRNTDSLFDELSSAGTGLIGDVDEGADLLGMGREVENLIQENSQLLETKNALNVVNKDLILKVDELTCEKDMLQGELEALLLAKTKLEDKNRELEEELKKVRLEVEEVKQKTKDEEDSDVPTAQRKRFTRVEMARVLMERNQYKERLMELQEAVRWTEMIRASRENPTLAEKKKSSIWQFFSRLFSSSSSAPAIKKVDSQSNVKYNSPGSMLKKSSTFSQFPTEKSKTFDFLNEEKDQCSSPSRKEQKRAQYRQVKAHMQKEDGRVTAHGWSLPSKYKVANGGQVENKMNLPVPVYLRPLDQKDTSMKLWCAAGVNLSGGKTLDLTKQTKGSQSSLDQLEQETKDQEKGEKEKELILQDEISSRVWVCTSTHSSTKVMVLDATQPSDLLDSFYACNTHVVCIASVPGALDTDYPAGEEVPQDLEASQGDGVSLAGSVASVGSTGSDGTMAAEGTTAIPQTASLGVTDQLAEHSAISGSVELSRETSPAEDGVPTAEEATEATEANAGVGEEGEEDQGADQNQPGIYTEHVFTDPLGVGPTDSPPADKQSFVQDGVSSLMDDSDVAEGEVLRMSSALPTMWLGAQNGCLYVHSSVARWRKCLHAIKLKDSILSIVHVKGRVLVALADGTLAIFHRGTADGQWDLTNYHLLDLGRPHHSIRCMTVVHDKVWCGYRNKIYVIHPKAMRIEKSFDAHPRKESQVRQLAWVGDGIWVSIRLDSTLRLFHAHTYQHLQDVDIEPYVSKMLGTGKLGFSFVRITALVVSCSRLWVGTGNGVIISIPLSEANKTTGIVPNRPGSAVRVYGDDSSDCAIPGSFVPYCSMAHAQLCFHGHRDAVKFFVTVPGQAVPPPGSDSGSDDPASESSDTAALEPKTYLVMSGGEGYIDFRIGDEGGELDGLSEPTASQQSTPTKAERSHLIVWQVTTSHD; translated from the exons ATGGAGCTGGAGGACGGAGTTGTGTACCAGGACGACCCGGGGACATCAGCGATGATGTCTGAGCGGGTTTCGGGCCTGGCCAACTCCATCTACCGCGAGTTCGAGAGGCTCATCGGCAAATACGACGAGGACGTGGTGAAGGAGCTGATGCCGCTGGTCGTGGCCGTGCTGGAGAACCTGGACTCGGTGTTCGCGGAGAACCAGGAGCACGAagtggagctggagctgctgaaGGAGGACAACGAGCAGCTCATCACCCAGTACGAGCGGGAGAAAGCCCTGAGGAAACACgcagaggag AAGTTCATTGAGTTTGAGGACACTCATGAACAGGACAAGAAGGACCTGCAGAACCACATGGATAGAATGGAGTCCCACTCCCGGCAACTGGAACTCAAGATTAAGAACTATGCAGACCAAA TTGGCAGGTTAGAAGAACGAGAGCTTGACCTCAAGAAAGAATACAACTCCCTTCATCAGCGGCACACAGAG ATGATCCATAATTATATGGAGCATGTAGAGAGGATCAAAATGCAGCAGATTAGTGAGACTTCAGAGTCGAGCGCTGTTGGCCGAGTCAG GAGAGAACGGCCTCTTTCTTTGGGAATTTTCCCATCGTCTGGTGGCACTTCACTGCTAATCCCAGACCCCCAGGCCAGAGCAGAGACACCAGGCACAGAAGGCTGGAGGTTCACTGACCCATCACAGCCACGGTCCAACACCAGCCTCAag TTGGACTTTACCGACCCCCCAAAAGAAAGGGAGGGTAAGAATGCACAGGACTCTACTTGGGGGAAGTCACTGGCAGACGACTGCAAG GATGAATTATCAGACTTCACTGGCTCCAAGTCGGCCACACCAATGTCCACCACCGCCTCAGACTTGGAGAAGGAAGATGGGAACAGTAAGAGCACTGAGGTGCAGGCTGCACCAGGAACGAGATCCATATCAGTGG GTTTGCCTGAAAACGAGGACAGCTCAGATGTGCAGGACATCATTGAATCAACCCCTGAGCTGGACATGGATCTCATTAGCTACAAGGCCTGCAG TACTCCTACCAAAGGCATTGAGAACATGGCATTTGACCGCAATACAGACTCTCTGTTTGACGAGCTGTCGTCTGCAGGCACCGGGCTCATAGGGGATGTAGATGAAGGAGCCGACCTGCTGG GTATGGGCCGGGAAGTTGAAAATCTCATTCAGGAGAACTCACAACTCCTCGAGACAAA GAATGCCCTGAACGTAGTGAACAAAGACTTGATTCTGAAGGTGGATGAGTTGACCTGTGAGAAGGACATGTTGCAGGGAGAGCTGGAGGCCCTGCTGCTGGCCAAGACCAAGCTGGAAGACAAGAAcagggagctggaggaggaactCAAAAA AGTACGACTGGAAGTGGAGgaagtaaaacagaaaactaaagatgaagaagat agtgaCGTACCCACAGCCCAAAGGAAACGCTTCACCCGAGTGGAGATGGCCAGAGTGCTAATGGAGAGAAACCAGTATAAGGAGAGACTGATGGAGCTGCAGGAAGCTGTGCGGTGGACAGAGATGATCAG ggccTCGAGGGAAAATCCAACACTCgcagaaaagaagaaatccAGCATCTGGCAGTT CTTCAGCAGACTGTTTAGCTCCTCCTCCAGTGCCCCAGCTATCAAGAAGGTGGATTCCCAGTCCAACGTGAAATACAACTCCCCGGGCAGCATGTTAAAGAAGAGTAGCACCTTCTCCCAGTTCCCCACAGAGAAATCCAAGACCTTTGACTTCCTCAATGAAGA aaAAGACCAGTGCAGCTCGCCATCACGTAAAGAGCAGAAAAGAGCCCAGTACAGACAGGTCAAGGCTCACATGCAGAAGGAGGATGGACGGGTGACTGCACACGGCTGGAGCCTGCCCAGCAAATATAAG GTAGCCAATGGTGGCCAGGTGGAGAACAAAATGAATTTACCTGTACCAGTTTACTTGAGACCTCTGGATCAGAAGGATACTTCTATGAAG CTGTGGTGTGCTGCAGGTGTCAACCTGTCCGGAGGAAAGACCTTGGACCTCACAAAGCAGACAAAGGGCTCTCAGAGTAGCCTGGATCAGCTGGAGCAAGAGACTAAG GATCAGGAGAAaggggagaaggagaaggagctCATCCTCCAGGACGAGATTTCCAGTAGGGTGTGGGTGTGCACCAGCACGCATTCTTCCACAAAGGTTATGGTACTAGATGCCACTCAGCCCTCTGACCTGCTCGACAGCTTCTATGCCTGCAACACACATGTTGTCTGCATTGCCAGTGTGCCAG gtgcGCTGGACACTGATTATCCAGCAGGTGAGGAGGTACCCCAGGATCTGGAGGCTAGCCAAGGTGATGGAGTGTCACTAGCTGGCAGTGTGGCCAGTGTGGGCTCAACAGGCAGCGATGGTACCATGGCAGCAGAGGGAACCACTGCAATCCCCCAGACAGCCAGCTTAGGTGTCACTGACCAGTTGGCTGAGCACAGCGCCATTTCTGGCTCAG TTGAGCTGTCCAGAGAGACCAGTCCGGCAGAAGATGGGGTTCCTACAGCAGAAGAGGCAACAGAAGCAACTGAGGCTAATGCTGGTGTGGgcgaagaaggagaggaagaccAGGGAGCAGATCAAAACCAGCCTGGAATCTACACAGAGCATGTGTTCACTGATCCACTGGGGGTGGGACCCACTGACTCCCCTCCTGCTGACAAGCAGAG CTTTGTGCAGGATGGAGTGTCTTCCTTGATGGACGACTCAGACGTGGCTGAGGGAGAAGTCTTGAGAATGAGCAGCGCCCTCCCTACCATGTGGCTGGGGGCTCAGAATGGATG tctgtATGTGCACTCATCTGTGGCTCGGTGGAGGAAGTGTCTCCATGCTATCAAGCTCAAAGACTCCATCCTCAGCATAGT GCATGTTAAAGGGAGAGTCCTGGTAGCACTAGCCGATGGTACTTTAGCAATTTTCCACAGAGGCACTG CAGATGGTCAGTGGGATCTAACAAACTACCACCTGTTGGATCTGGGCCGGCCCCACCACTCTATCCGCTGTATGACAGTAGTCCATGACAAGGTCTGGTGTGGTTACAGAAACAAGATCTATGTCATCCACCCAAAGGCCATGAGGATAGAG AAGTCGTTTGACGCTCATCCTCGTAAGGAGAGCCAGGTACGGCAGCTGGCCTGGGTTGGTGATGGGATCTGGGTGTCCATCCGGCTGGATTCAACCCTTCGCTTATTTCATGCTCACACCTACCAGCATCTCCAGGATGTGGACATTGAGCCCTATGTCAGCAAGATGCTGG GTACCGGTAAACTGGGTTTCTCATTTGTGAGAATCACAGCTCTCGTGGTGTCCTGCAGCCGACTGTGGGTGGGGACAGGAAACGGCGTCATCATCTCCATCCCACTGTCTGAAG CCAACAAGACAACAGGAATAGTGCCAAATCGGCCCGGCAGTGCTGTACGGGTCTATGGAGATGACAGTTCAGATTGTGCCATACCAGGCAGCTTCGTGCCATACTGCTCCATGGCCCATGCCCAGCTGTGTTTCCATGGACATCGAGATGCTGTCAAGTTTTTTGTCACCGTGCCAG GTCAGGCAGTGCCACCTCCAGGTAGTGATTCAGGCTCTGATGATCCTGCATCTGAATCTTCTGACACAGCAGCTTTGGAGCCCAAAACATACCTGGTCATGAGTGGAGGCGAAGGCTACATTGACTTCCGAATAG GGGATGAAGGCGGTGAGTTGGACGGTTTATCAGAGCCGACAGCTAGCCAGCAGTCAACACCCACCAAGGCTGAGCGGAGCCACCTCATCGTCTGGCAGGTCACAACTTCTcatgattga
- the spag9a gene encoding sperm associated antigen 9a isoform X5: MELEDGVVYQDDPGTSAMMSERVSGLANSIYREFERLIGKYDEDVVKELMPLVVAVLENLDSVFAENQEHEVELELLKEDNEQLITQYEREKALRKHAEEKFIEFEDTHEQDKKDLQNHMDRMESHSRQLELKIKNYADQIGRLEERELDLKKEYNSLHQRHTEMIHNYMEHVERIKMQQISETSESSAVGRVRRERPLSLGIFPSSGGTSLLIPDPQARAETPGTEGWRFTDPSQPRSNTSLKLDFTDPPKEREGKNAQDSTWGKSLADDCKDELSDFTGSKSATPMSTTASDLEKEDGNSKSTEVQAAPGTRSISVGLPENEDSSDVQDIIESTPELDMDLISYKACSTPTKGIENMAFDRNTDSLFDELSSAGTGLIGDVDEGADLLGMGREVENLIQENSQLLETKNALNVVNKDLILKVDELTCEKDMLQGELEALLLAKTKLEDKNRELEEELKKVRLEVEEVKQKTKDEEDSDVPTAQRKRFTRVEMARVLMERNQYKERLMELQEAVRWTEMIRASRENPTLAEKKKSSIWQFFSRLFSSSSSAPAIKKVDSQSNVKYNSPGSMLKKSSTFSQFPTEKSKTFDFLNEEKDQCSSPSRKEQKRAQYRQVKAHMQKEDGRVTAHGWSLPSKYKVANGGQVENKMNLPVPVYLRPLDQKDTSMKLWCAAGVNLSGGKTLDLTKQTKGSQSSLDQLEQETKDQEKGEKEKELILQDEISSRVWVCTSTHSSTKVMVLDATQPSDLLDSFYACNTHVVCIASVPGALDTDYPAGEEVPQDLEASQGDGVSLAGSVASVGSTGSDGTMAAEGTTAIPQTASLGVTDQLAEHSAISGSVELSRETSPAEDGVPTAEEATEATEANAGVGEEGEEDQGADQNQPGIYTEHVFTDPLGVGPTDSPPADKQSFVQDGVSSLMDDSDVAEGEVLRMSSALPTMWLGAQNGCLYVHSSVARWRKCLHAIKLKDSILSIVHVKGRVLVALADGTLAIFHRGTDGQWDLTNYHLLDLGRPHHSIRCMTVVHDKVWCGYRNKIYVIHPKAMRIEKSFDAHPRKESQVRQLAWVGDGIWVSIRLDSTLRLFHAHTYQHLQDVDIEPYVSKMLGTGKLGFSFVRITALVVSCSRLWVGTGNGVIISIPLSEANKTTGIVPNRPGSAVRVYGDDSSDCAIPGSFVPYCSMAHAQLCFHGHRDAVKFFVTVPGQAVPPPGSDSGSDDPASESSDTAALEPKTYLVMSGGEGYIDFRIGDEGGELDGLSEPTASQQSTPTKAERSHLIVWQVTTSHD, from the exons ATGGAGCTGGAGGACGGAGTTGTGTACCAGGACGACCCGGGGACATCAGCGATGATGTCTGAGCGGGTTTCGGGCCTGGCCAACTCCATCTACCGCGAGTTCGAGAGGCTCATCGGCAAATACGACGAGGACGTGGTGAAGGAGCTGATGCCGCTGGTCGTGGCCGTGCTGGAGAACCTGGACTCGGTGTTCGCGGAGAACCAGGAGCACGAagtggagctggagctgctgaaGGAGGACAACGAGCAGCTCATCACCCAGTACGAGCGGGAGAAAGCCCTGAGGAAACACgcagaggag AAGTTCATTGAGTTTGAGGACACTCATGAACAGGACAAGAAGGACCTGCAGAACCACATGGATAGAATGGAGTCCCACTCCCGGCAACTGGAACTCAAGATTAAGAACTATGCAGACCAAA TTGGCAGGTTAGAAGAACGAGAGCTTGACCTCAAGAAAGAATACAACTCCCTTCATCAGCGGCACACAGAG ATGATCCATAATTATATGGAGCATGTAGAGAGGATCAAAATGCAGCAGATTAGTGAGACTTCAGAGTCGAGCGCTGTTGGCCGAGTCAG GAGAGAACGGCCTCTTTCTTTGGGAATTTTCCCATCGTCTGGTGGCACTTCACTGCTAATCCCAGACCCCCAGGCCAGAGCAGAGACACCAGGCACAGAAGGCTGGAGGTTCACTGACCCATCACAGCCACGGTCCAACACCAGCCTCAag TTGGACTTTACCGACCCCCCAAAAGAAAGGGAGGGTAAGAATGCACAGGACTCTACTTGGGGGAAGTCACTGGCAGACGACTGCAAG GATGAATTATCAGACTTCACTGGCTCCAAGTCGGCCACACCAATGTCCACCACCGCCTCAGACTTGGAGAAGGAAGATGGGAACAGTAAGAGCACTGAGGTGCAGGCTGCACCAGGAACGAGATCCATATCAGTGG GTTTGCCTGAAAACGAGGACAGCTCAGATGTGCAGGACATCATTGAATCAACCCCTGAGCTGGACATGGATCTCATTAGCTACAAGGCCTGCAG TACTCCTACCAAAGGCATTGAGAACATGGCATTTGACCGCAATACAGACTCTCTGTTTGACGAGCTGTCGTCTGCAGGCACCGGGCTCATAGGGGATGTAGATGAAGGAGCCGACCTGCTGG GTATGGGCCGGGAAGTTGAAAATCTCATTCAGGAGAACTCACAACTCCTCGAGACAAA GAATGCCCTGAACGTAGTGAACAAAGACTTGATTCTGAAGGTGGATGAGTTGACCTGTGAGAAGGACATGTTGCAGGGAGAGCTGGAGGCCCTGCTGCTGGCCAAGACCAAGCTGGAAGACAAGAAcagggagctggaggaggaactCAAAAA AGTACGACTGGAAGTGGAGgaagtaaaacagaaaactaaagatgaagaagat agtgaCGTACCCACAGCCCAAAGGAAACGCTTCACCCGAGTGGAGATGGCCAGAGTGCTAATGGAGAGAAACCAGTATAAGGAGAGACTGATGGAGCTGCAGGAAGCTGTGCGGTGGACAGAGATGATCAG ggccTCGAGGGAAAATCCAACACTCgcagaaaagaagaaatccAGCATCTGGCAGTT CTTCAGCAGACTGTTTAGCTCCTCCTCCAGTGCCCCAGCTATCAAGAAGGTGGATTCCCAGTCCAACGTGAAATACAACTCCCCGGGCAGCATGTTAAAGAAGAGTAGCACCTTCTCCCAGTTCCCCACAGAGAAATCCAAGACCTTTGACTTCCTCAATGAAGA aaAAGACCAGTGCAGCTCGCCATCACGTAAAGAGCAGAAAAGAGCCCAGTACAGACAGGTCAAGGCTCACATGCAGAAGGAGGATGGACGGGTGACTGCACACGGCTGGAGCCTGCCCAGCAAATATAAG GTAGCCAATGGTGGCCAGGTGGAGAACAAAATGAATTTACCTGTACCAGTTTACTTGAGACCTCTGGATCAGAAGGATACTTCTATGAAG CTGTGGTGTGCTGCAGGTGTCAACCTGTCCGGAGGAAAGACCTTGGACCTCACAAAGCAGACAAAGGGCTCTCAGAGTAGCCTGGATCAGCTGGAGCAAGAGACTAAG GATCAGGAGAAaggggagaaggagaaggagctCATCCTCCAGGACGAGATTTCCAGTAGGGTGTGGGTGTGCACCAGCACGCATTCTTCCACAAAGGTTATGGTACTAGATGCCACTCAGCCCTCTGACCTGCTCGACAGCTTCTATGCCTGCAACACACATGTTGTCTGCATTGCCAGTGTGCCAG gtgcGCTGGACACTGATTATCCAGCAGGTGAGGAGGTACCCCAGGATCTGGAGGCTAGCCAAGGTGATGGAGTGTCACTAGCTGGCAGTGTGGCCAGTGTGGGCTCAACAGGCAGCGATGGTACCATGGCAGCAGAGGGAACCACTGCAATCCCCCAGACAGCCAGCTTAGGTGTCACTGACCAGTTGGCTGAGCACAGCGCCATTTCTGGCTCAG TTGAGCTGTCCAGAGAGACCAGTCCGGCAGAAGATGGGGTTCCTACAGCAGAAGAGGCAACAGAAGCAACTGAGGCTAATGCTGGTGTGGgcgaagaaggagaggaagaccAGGGAGCAGATCAAAACCAGCCTGGAATCTACACAGAGCATGTGTTCACTGATCCACTGGGGGTGGGACCCACTGACTCCCCTCCTGCTGACAAGCAGAG CTTTGTGCAGGATGGAGTGTCTTCCTTGATGGACGACTCAGACGTGGCTGAGGGAGAAGTCTTGAGAATGAGCAGCGCCCTCCCTACCATGTGGCTGGGGGCTCAGAATGGATG tctgtATGTGCACTCATCTGTGGCTCGGTGGAGGAAGTGTCTCCATGCTATCAAGCTCAAAGACTCCATCCTCAGCATAGT GCATGTTAAAGGGAGAGTCCTGGTAGCACTAGCCGATGGTACTTTAGCAATTTTCCACAGAGGCACTG ATGGTCAGTGGGATCTAACAAACTACCACCTGTTGGATCTGGGCCGGCCCCACCACTCTATCCGCTGTATGACAGTAGTCCATGACAAGGTCTGGTGTGGTTACAGAAACAAGATCTATGTCATCCACCCAAAGGCCATGAGGATAGAG AAGTCGTTTGACGCTCATCCTCGTAAGGAGAGCCAGGTACGGCAGCTGGCCTGGGTTGGTGATGGGATCTGGGTGTCCATCCGGCTGGATTCAACCCTTCGCTTATTTCATGCTCACACCTACCAGCATCTCCAGGATGTGGACATTGAGCCCTATGTCAGCAAGATGCTGG GTACCGGTAAACTGGGTTTCTCATTTGTGAGAATCACAGCTCTCGTGGTGTCCTGCAGCCGACTGTGGGTGGGGACAGGAAACGGCGTCATCATCTCCATCCCACTGTCTGAAG CCAACAAGACAACAGGAATAGTGCCAAATCGGCCCGGCAGTGCTGTACGGGTCTATGGAGATGACAGTTCAGATTGTGCCATACCAGGCAGCTTCGTGCCATACTGCTCCATGGCCCATGCCCAGCTGTGTTTCCATGGACATCGAGATGCTGTCAAGTTTTTTGTCACCGTGCCAG GTCAGGCAGTGCCACCTCCAGGTAGTGATTCAGGCTCTGATGATCCTGCATCTGAATCTTCTGACACAGCAGCTTTGGAGCCCAAAACATACCTGGTCATGAGTGGAGGCGAAGGCTACATTGACTTCCGAATAG GGGATGAAGGCGGTGAGTTGGACGGTTTATCAGAGCCGACAGCTAGCCAGCAGTCAACACCCACCAAGGCTGAGCGGAGCCACCTCATCGTCTGGCAGGTCACAACTTCTcatgattga